The following proteins are encoded in a genomic region of Actinomadura sp. NAK00032:
- a CDS encoding shikimate kinase, producing the protein MRPKAVIIGPPGSGKTTIGGALAARLGVALRDTDADVEAAAGKPIGEIFIDDGEDRFRELERAAVAAALAEHPGVVALGGGAVLAAETQELLAGHSVVYLRVGLSEAIKRVGLASARPLLVLNPRSQMRKLLEERLPIYERLGTVTVDTDGREPAEIVEEIAKGLDTGGEGA; encoded by the coding sequence ATGCGACCGAAGGCAGTCATCATCGGGCCGCCCGGCTCGGGCAAGACCACGATCGGCGGCGCGCTCGCCGCCCGGCTCGGCGTCGCGCTGCGCGACACCGACGCCGACGTCGAGGCCGCGGCGGGCAAGCCGATCGGCGAGATCTTCATCGACGACGGCGAGGACCGCTTCCGCGAGCTGGAGCGCGCCGCCGTCGCGGCCGCCCTCGCCGAGCACCCGGGCGTCGTCGCGCTCGGCGGCGGCGCCGTCCTCGCCGCCGAGACCCAGGAGCTGCTCGCCGGGCACAGCGTCGTCTACCTGCGGGTCGGGCTGTCCGAGGCGATCAAGCGGGTCGGCCTCGCGTCCGCCCGCCCGCTGCTGGTGCTGAACCCGCGCAGCCAGATGCGCAAGCTCCTGGAGGAGCGCCTGCCGATCTACGAGCGCCTCGGCACCGTCACCGTCGACACCGACGGCCGCGAGCCCGCCGAGATCGTCGAAGAGATCGCCAAGGGCCTGGACACGGGCGGGGAGGGCGCGTGA
- the aroB gene encoding 3-dehydroquinate synthase: protein MTPGRVHVGGADSYDVVIGTGVLGELPAMVGDRARTVAVVHAEGLPEIARPVCGALEQAGYAVHALPVPDGEAAKEVGVLAGLWSSFARLGMTRTDVVVGVGGGATTDLAGFAAASWLRGVRAVLVPTTLLGMVDAAVGGKTGINVPEGKNLVGAFHPPAGVLCDLATLVTMPHEDYISGLAEIIKAGFIADTAILGLVEDDPKGAASPDGPHTRELVERAVRVKADVVSADLRESGLREILNYGHTLAHAIEKAEEYRFRHGHAVAIGMVYAAELARLAGRLPAGAVQRHRDVLASVGLPVSYAADWTGLRATMAIDKKSRGTTLRFVVLDGIGRPGRLEGPDEDLLAAAYREITP from the coding sequence GTGACGCCGGGGCGGGTGCACGTCGGCGGGGCCGACTCCTACGACGTCGTCATCGGGACCGGCGTCCTCGGCGAGCTGCCCGCGATGGTCGGCGACCGCGCCCGCACCGTCGCCGTCGTGCACGCCGAGGGGCTCCCGGAGATCGCCCGCCCGGTGTGCGGCGCCCTCGAACAGGCCGGGTACGCCGTCCACGCGCTGCCCGTCCCCGACGGCGAGGCCGCCAAGGAGGTCGGCGTCCTCGCCGGGCTCTGGTCGTCCTTCGCCCGGCTCGGCATGACCCGCACCGACGTCGTCGTCGGCGTCGGCGGCGGCGCCACCACCGACCTCGCCGGGTTCGCGGCGGCGTCGTGGCTGCGCGGGGTGCGGGCGGTGCTCGTCCCGACCACGCTGCTCGGCATGGTGGACGCGGCGGTCGGCGGCAAGACCGGCATCAACGTCCCCGAGGGCAAGAACCTCGTCGGCGCGTTCCACCCGCCCGCCGGCGTCCTGTGCGACCTCGCCACGCTGGTGACGATGCCGCACGAGGACTACATCAGCGGCCTCGCCGAGATCATCAAGGCCGGGTTCATCGCCGACACCGCGATCCTCGGCCTCGTCGAGGACGACCCGAAGGGCGCCGCGTCCCCGGACGGCCCGCACACCCGCGAGCTGGTCGAGCGGGCGGTCAGGGTCAAGGCCGACGTCGTCTCGGCCGACCTCAGGGAGAGCGGGCTCCGCGAGATCCTCAACTACGGCCACACCCTCGCGCACGCCATCGAGAAGGCCGAGGAGTACCGGTTCCGGCACGGCCACGCCGTCGCGATCGGCATGGTCTACGCCGCCGAGCTCGCCCGCCTCGCCGGCCGGCTGCCCGCCGGCGCCGTCCAGCGGCACCGCGACGTCCTGGCCTCGGTCGGCCTGCCGGTCTCCTACGCCGCCGACTGGACCGGCCTGCGCGCCACCATGGCCATCGACAAGAAGTCGCGCGGGACGACGCTCCGCTTCGTCGTCCTGGACGGCATCGGGCGGCCGGGCCGCCTCGAGGGCCCGGACGAGGACCTGCTCGCCGCCGCCTACCGGGAGATCACCCCATGA
- the aroQ gene encoding type II 3-dehydroquinate dehydratase, with amino-acid sequence MTRVLVLNGPNLRRLGVREPDTYGTTSFDDLAALCRDTGRRLDLSVEFRQTDDEAELVHWVHEAADERVPIVLNPAAFTHYSYSLRDALAQRTAPLIEVHITNPATREEFRHTSVVAGVATGTIAGFGPMSYVLALQAVAELVAESS; translated from the coding sequence ATGACCCGCGTGCTCGTCCTGAACGGCCCGAACCTGCGCCGCCTCGGCGTCCGCGAGCCCGACACCTACGGCACGACGAGCTTCGACGACCTCGCCGCCCTGTGCCGCGACACCGGCCGCCGCCTCGACCTGAGCGTGGAGTTCCGGCAGACCGACGACGAGGCCGAGCTGGTCCACTGGGTGCACGAGGCCGCCGACGAGCGCGTCCCGATCGTGCTGAACCCGGCCGCGTTCACGCACTACTCCTACTCGCTGCGCGACGCCCTCGCCCAGCGCACGGCGCCGCTCATCGAGGTCCACATCACCAACCCGGCGACGCGCGAGGAGTTCCGCCACACCTCGGTCGTCGCCGGCGTCGCCACCGGCACCATCGCCGGGTTCGGCCCCATGTCCTACGTCCTGGCCCTCCAGGCCGTGGCCGAACTCGTCGCCGAGAGCTCCTGA
- a CDS encoding TetR/AcrR family transcriptional regulator encodes MGTDSRERMVRSAAYLFRERGYSGTGFRDVIAHSGAPRGSIYHHFPDGKAQLAEEAVRYAGEFLNAGILAATEGGDAASAVDAFVGWWRQVLVKSEFRAGCPVVAVTVEAHDDAPQLAKAAAAVFGRWQDTLATGLGNAGVPDERAARLARLIVAAVEGATILCRAHRDVAPLDDVVAELKEMTRQAVTED; translated from the coding sequence ATGGGGACCGACAGCCGGGAACGCATGGTGCGCAGCGCCGCCTACCTCTTCCGCGAGCGCGGCTACAGCGGCACCGGGTTCCGCGACGTCATCGCGCACAGCGGCGCCCCGCGCGGGTCGATCTACCACCACTTCCCGGACGGCAAGGCGCAGCTCGCCGAGGAGGCCGTCCGCTACGCCGGCGAGTTCCTCAACGCCGGCATCCTCGCCGCGACGGAGGGCGGCGACGCCGCGTCCGCCGTGGACGCCTTCGTCGGCTGGTGGCGGCAGGTCCTGGTCAAGAGCGAGTTCCGCGCGGGCTGCCCCGTCGTCGCGGTCACCGTGGAGGCCCACGACGACGCCCCGCAGCTCGCGAAGGCGGCCGCGGCGGTGTTCGGCCGCTGGCAGGACACCCTCGCCACGGGCCTCGGCAACGCCGGCGTCCCCGACGAGCGCGCCGCGCGGCTGGCCCGCCTCATCGTCGCCGCCGTCGAGGGGGCCACCATCCTGTGCCGCGCCCACCGCGACGTGGCCCCGCTGGACGACGTGGTCGCCGAGCTCAAGGAGATGACCAGGCAGGCGGTCACGGAGGACTGA
- a CDS encoding PaaI family thioesterase codes for MESTAGLEQLKELLTMGAEKGYGIGALLGMTAESLEPGRVVFALTPRTDFSNPLGTVHGGIMSTLLDSAMGCAVHTSLPEGASYTTLELKVNFVRAVPLEGGRLVCEGTAVHVGRKVATAEGRITNADGKLVAHGTTTCMVLPAATRE; via the coding sequence ATGGAGAGCACGGCGGGCCTTGAGCAGCTGAAGGAGCTGCTCACCATGGGCGCGGAGAAGGGATACGGCATCGGGGCGCTGCTCGGCATGACCGCCGAGAGCCTGGAACCCGGACGGGTCGTGTTCGCCCTCACGCCCCGCACCGACTTCAGCAACCCCCTCGGGACGGTGCACGGCGGCATCATGTCGACGCTGCTCGACTCGGCGATGGGGTGCGCGGTGCACACGTCGCTGCCGGAGGGCGCGAGCTACACGACGCTGGAGCTCAAGGTGAACTTCGTGCGGGCGGTGCCGCTGGAGGGCGGCCGGCTGGTGTGCGAGGGGACGGCCGTCCACGTCGGGCGCAAGGTCGCGACGGCCGAGGGGCGCATCACCAACGCCGACGGCAAGCTCGTCGCGCACGGCACGACGACCTGCATGGTCCTCCCCGCGGCTACCCGCGAGTAG